GAGGTAAGGTCCTCGCGGATAGGGGCAACCATATATTCGGGATACATTGACATAGGTCTTCTTGGTTTAATATGTTAGTAACAGCAAAGTTAAGGAATACGTGCCACAAAAGATAGTTTCTTCTCTAGGCGGTCTAACCGTGTGATTAATTGATGCTCCAGATATAAGAGCAGCGGTACATTTCTTCAAAGCCCGCTGCAGCAACAGGAGAAGCGAACTGATTGTTCGATATGCCTTCGGCTTCAGATGGCTATGCAAGCGTCACGCTTGTAGCTTTCTCAAAAGATCGGACTACCAGTATAGCTTTTATACTATTGGCTGCCGCACCACATTGCCTGTCATGGAAAGATAAATTTTTATTTCTGGTACAAGTGGCTTATATTTATAAATGTTATTTTAACACTTATATTATATTAGCGTAAACAATACACCAACACAAAAATCTTCTTCAGTATAAAACGTGGTATGAAAAAACTAATAGCAGCTTTAGTGCTGGTAGCCTGCACGCTCTCCGGCTATGCACAAAACACCGGCGACCTTAATGTTCCTGCCAAATCCGACAGGGTGATCAGCCGCCACATTTACGGACATTTTGCAGAACACTTAGGCCGCTCCATCTATGGAGGCTTTTACGTAGGCGAGGGCAATACTAAAATTCCTAACACCAACGGGGTGCGGAATGATGTGGTGGAAGCCCTGAAGCGGCTGAAAATCCCGAACCTGCGGTGGCCCGGCGGCTGCTTTGCCGACACATACCACTGGAAGCACGGCATCGGGCCGAAGGACCAGCGGCCAACAATCGTGAATGCCTGGTGGGGTGGCGTAACCGAGGACAACAGCTTCGGTACGCATGATTTCCTGAACATGTGCGAACTACTTGGTGCCGAGCCTTACCTGGCGGGCAACATGGCAACCGGGCAGGTGCAGGAACTGGCTGACTGGGTGCAGTACGTGAACTTTGCGGGCAAAAGTCCTATGTCAGACCTGCGCCGCGAGAACGGCCGCGACAAGCCATGGAACGTGAAATACTGGGGTGTGGGCAACGAGGCATGGGGCTGTGGCGGCAACATGACGGCTGAGTACTACGCCAACGAATACCGCAAGTATGCTACCTTCCTGGCCGATTGGAACAACTCTGGTGGACTATTTCGCATTGCTTCGGGCGCCAACTCAGCCGACTACCACTGGACGGAAGTGCTGATGAAAAACGTGCCAAAGAACCTGATCGAGGGCGTGGCGCTGCACCATTATTCCGTAATCGATTGGGGGGCAAAAGGCCCTTCTACCACTTTCTCGGAGGAGCAGTATTTCAAGACGATGAAGAGCGCGCTGTTTATGGAGGAGCTGATCCAGAAACACACGGCGATCATGGACAAGTATGATCCTGAGAACAAAGTTGCCCTGGTGGTGGATGAGTGGGGCGGCTGGTATGAAGTGGAACCGGGTACTAATCCGGGTTTCCTGTACCAGCAAAACACCATGCGCGATGCCATGATTGCGGGCACGACCCTCAACATCTTCAATAACTATAGCAACCGCGTGAAGATGGCCAACCTGGCACAGGCGGTAAACGTGCTGCAGGCCGTAATCCTGACGGAGGAGGAGAAAATGATCCTGACGCCTACTTTCCACGTGATGGAGATGTACAACGTGCACCAGGATGCCGCCTGGCTACCACTCACGATCAGAAGCGAAAGCTATACTTTCGGCAACGAAAAACTTCCGGCTGTTTCCGGGTCGGCCTCAAAAGATAAGAACGGTCTGACGCATATCTCCCTAACCAACATCGACCCGAAGCAAGCTCAGGAAATAACCATCAACATTGAGGGCGCAAAGTATAAAAACCTTGCCGGCCGTGTGCTGACTTCCAAAAAGCTGCAGGATTACAACTCATTCGATAAGCCAAACACCATCAAGCCTGAGAATTTTAAAGGCGCCAAACTGAAGGGCAATACCCTAACCGTGAAGCTGCCGCCGTTTTCAGTGGTAATGCTGGAGTTGAAGTAGTATAGGCAGGGTTCGCTTTGCGGAACTGTTAAAAACCATTAAGATTTTGATCCGATGACATTTCTCCAGAAAATAACCAAAGGAACGTGTTTGCTGGCAGGCGCCGTGGCGTTGTTTGCGGCAGCGCCTGCCTCGGCAAACACTTTCTTGCCAGCAGACACGTTGATCAAGGCTACCGGTAACCCGCTTTTTACGCACAAGTATACCGCCGATCCGGCAGCGCTGGTGCACGACGGGAAAGTATACCTGTACGCCGGGCACGACGAGGCCCCCAACGACTTCCATTTCTACAGAATGCATGAGTGGCTGGTGTTTTCATCGCCAGACATGGTGAACTGGACCGAGCACCCTGTTCCCCTGAAGCCAACTGACTTTAAGTGGGCAAAGGGAGATGCCTGGGCGGCAGAGGTGATCGAGAAAAACGGAAAATTCTACTGGTACGTCACCGTTACCCACGACGATACCAAGCCCGGGAAGGCCATCGGGGTTGCCGTAGCCGACAGCCCAATCGGACCTTTCAAGGACGCCCGTGGTTCAGCCCTCATTACCAACGACATGACCACCGGAACGCCCATCGACTGGGACGACATAGACCCGACAGTTTTCATTGATGACGACGGACAAGGTTGGTTGTTCTGGGGGAATACCAAGGCCTACTATGCTAAGCTGAAGGATAACATGGTCGAGCTGGACGGGCCTATAAAGACCATCGATAACATCCCGAATTTTACCGAGGCGCCGTACGTGCACAAGTATAAAGGCAACTATTACCTGTCGTACGCTTACCAGTTTCCGGAGAAAATTGCCTATGCCATGAGCAAAAGCATTGAGGGGCCGTGGGAATACAAAGGTATATTGAACGAGCTGGCGGGTAATTCCAACACAAACCACCAGGCAATCATCGATTTCAAGGGCAAGAACTACTTTATTTACCACACTGGTGGCGTGCAGCCACACGGCGGAAGCTTCCGTCGCTCAGTGGCAATCGATGAGCTTTTCTACAATCCGGACGGCACCTTGAAGCGCGTAGTGATGACGACGGAGGGAGTGCAGCCTGCAAAGAAAAACACCAAGCCAGCTGCCAAAGGCAAGAAGAACAAGTAACAAGGCGGCTTCGGTTTAAACTAAAGGATCGGCCCTCCTGTTCGTTCTGGCAAGTATGCAATTGCAGTCCATAAATCTGTTACTTACGTGCGGTGCATAAGTAGTGCATGCACAGGATTCGGAGCAGGAGCAGTTTGTTGTTAATTGACGCAGGAGGGCCGGTGAAGCACATTCAAGGGAAAAGAAAACATAGCATGAAGAAGAAAAGAGGATGCATTGTTACAGTAGCTGTTTTTTGTCTGTTGAGCATGTTTTCCTGCTCCAAAGAGAAGGATACGCCTGCGCCAACACCGCCGGGAACCACGCCTCCGGTAACCAATGTGCCGGACTTCGACATAGATAACCTGAACGATACCTACGCCGGCATTGCTCCTTTTGAGTTTCGCTTTAAATGGGGGCCTTACAACACGCACGACCCTTCTATTGTGAAGGCGGGAGAGTATTACTACAGTTACAGCACCGATGCCGGCTATGGCATTACGGTGCCGGCTGGAATACAGGTTCGTAAATCAAAGGACCTGATCGACTGGACATTTGTCGGCTTTGCTTTTAACGGCTTGCCGCAGAAAGGGAAAGAGTTTATAACACAGCGTGGTGGAGCGCCTTTTGAGTCGTTGTGGGCGCCATACATAATGAAGGTGGGCGGTGAGTACCGGCTCTACTATTCATTGTCTTCGCCCTCCCCGCGCCTGAGCGTCATCGGTCTGGCCACCTCTTCCAGCCCCGAGGGGCCCTGGGTGGAAAAAGACCTGGTAGTGACATCTCTAAACAACAGCAGTATTCAGACAAACGCCATCGACCCTTCGGTGGTGGTGGACGAGTTCGGCGACCACTGGTTCTACTACGGCTCGGCCTGGGACGGCATTTACGTGCTGAAACTGAATGCCGCGACAGGCCTTGCTGCTACTCCCGGTGATAAGGGCCGCAGAATCGCGCAGAGGGGCTTTACGGGCAATAGCATCAACGGCAACATCGAGGGGCCGGAGGTAATCTACAACCCAGAGCTGGACAAGTATTTTATGTTTATCTCCTACGATTGGCTGGAGACCAAGTATAACGTGCGCGTGGGGCGTGCCGATTCCCCGGAAGGACCCTTTTATGATTTTAATGGAAAGAACCTGAATGATCCGGAGGACAACCTGCCGATGATACTGGCGCCTTACCAGTTTATGGGGCACAGTGGCTGGCAAGGCACCTCGCACCCTGCTGTATTCAGGGCAGACGATGGGCAGTATTTTATGGCACACCAGGGAAGACCAGGCCAGGATAAATATTTCATGGTGTTGCATATCCGTAAAATTCACTGGACCGAAGGCGGCTGGCCGGTGGTGTCGCCGGAGCGCTATGCGGGTGTCACCCAATCTACTGTTGCCAGAGAGGAACTCGCCGGGGACTGGGAGCGCATAGTGCTGCGTTACAATGTGGTGCCCGGCTATGCCAACGAACAGTTCTCCCCGGACTTCCAGGTGGCTACCTCCCTCAAACTAAATGCCGATGGCACCCTTAACAACGATGCAGGCAGCACCTGGACCTATAACGCACCCTGGCTGGAACTGAAGTGGAGCGACGGGCGCACCGAAAAAGTGCACGTAGAGCGTGGAAGGGATTGGGAGAAGAAGAAAGCAAGCACGCTCCTTTTCACCGGTCTCGACGACAAGGGTATCGCTGTGTGGGGTAAGAAACTATAAGTATAGCAGCGGCAGAAAAAAAACGGGCAGATGGACTCAACTTTATACTGGTTCGCTGGTATATATGCTTAAAAGAGTAAAACTGACATTTATTAACGCATCACATTATACTTGCAGCTCCTAGTTACTGAATTCGTGTCGCATGAGGAACAGGTTGGAAGCTAACTTAGCCCAAGGCATTGCCTGTGGCGGCAGTTTCTCCTGAACATGTGTCTGCCTGAAGTGTGCGGAGGCTGTATGTTAATCCAAGGAAGAAGATTCTAAAACTTAAATAAGAACAACTTAGGGCCAGGTATGGAATAATGCACTGGTGCACTACAAAAGCTGTATTAAAGTCTTCTGCTTCGCTTCCGGCACAGTGTCAGTCCAGACGTTATGCTTGTATAAAATAGTACCCAAAGCATGTTTATATAATATTTTGCAAGGTATAAGCCGGTATCCTGACGGGATCACGAACATATTTTTGCATGAATAATTTTTTAAATGTCAATTTTACGTTTATATTTGATTAATCACTCACTCACCTCATTATGTGGGTCAGGGGCTGCTATAGGTTCAGGAGGATTAAAAGGTTAGACAGGATTTGTTCAGCACTATGGCGAACTAAGGAATCATGTGTCACGCTTTAGCCTGCTCCCCTTTGCGCAGCGGCAGTGATGGGTTCGCCTAAAAAGAGTCTACTCAAAGCGCACAGTATATGAGACATAAGCTTTTAACTACACTTGCCCTTGCCGCAGGCCTGCTTACGGCCTCAGAAGAAAGCTTTGCACAGCAGAGCCAGGTCTTCACGGTAAAGGCAAATGAAATACAGGCAGAAGTTGCGCCAACTATGTGGGGTGTCTTCTTCGAAGATATTAACCTGGGGGCAGACGGCGGCATATACGCGGAGCTGGTAAAAAACCGCTCATTTGAGTTTAAAACGCCCATGATGGGCTGGAAAGAAGAGAAAAGAGGCGGAGCCGAAGGAACCTTGCTGGTGCACAACAGAGGTGCTGCCCAGTTGGGCAATCCGCGTTTCCTGCGCGTGGCAGTAAAGTCAGACCAGGGCGAATATGGCCTTTCTAACGAAGGCTTTCGTGGCATGGGTGTTAAAAAAGGAGACAAGTATAACTTCTATGTGCTGGCACGCCAGCTCAGCGATGCCAAGATTGGGTTGGTTGTGGAACTGGTAGACCAGAAGGGGGAGCGCATCGGTACGGCAACCGTAACACCGGAAGGCAAGGATTGGAAAGAATACAAAGCCACTATAACCGCAACGGCCACAGACCCTAAGGCACAGTTGCTTGTGCTGGCAAAGGGCAGAGGAGAAGTGGACCTGGACATGATCTCGCTGTTCCCGGAAAAAACCTGGAAGAACCGCCCGAAAGGCATGCGCCCGGACATGGTGCAATTGCTTGCTGATATGAAGCCGGGCTTTTTCCGGTTTCCGGGAGGCTGCATCGTGGAGGGTCGCACATTGGACGAGCGATTTCAGTGGAAAAAAACCATTGGGCCCATCGAAACAAGGGAGCTGACCGTAAACCGCTGGAACACAGAGTTTGGCCATCGCCTGACACCCGATTACTTCCAGTCTTTCGGCTTAGGATTCTTTGAGTACTTCCAGTTGGCGGAAGACATGGGGGCGGAACCATTGCCGATCCTGAACTGTGGCATGGCCTGCCAGTTTAACACGGCAGAAGTAGTGCCCATGGCGCAACTGGATACGTATATACAGGACGCACTCGACCTGATCGAGTTTGCGAATGGTTCCGTGGAGACTCCCTGGGGTAAAAAGCGCGCCGAGATGGGGCATCCTGAGCCTTTTAACATGAAATACATAGGGGTGGGCAACGAACAGTGGGGAGAGCAGTACGTGGAGCGTTACAAGGCGTTTGCCAAGGTGCTGACCGAGAAGCACCCCGAAATACAGCTGATTACTACCACGGGCCCCTTTCCTGATGGAAAGGAGTTCGACTACCTGAACACCACCCTGCGCAGCATGAAAGATGCCCGCGTAGATATAATTGATGAGCATTATTACCGTGCGCCAGAGTGGTTCCGAGAGAACGCCACCCGCTATGACAGCTACGACCGCAACGGACCCAAAATATTTGCAGGCGAATACGCTTCCCAAACGGTAGCCATCGCCAGCCCGGATAACAAGAACAACTGGAACGGCGCGATGTCGGAGGCAGCCTTTATGACGGGGCTGGAGCGCAATGCCGGCGTAGTGGTTATGGCCTCCTATGCACCCCTTTTTGCGCACATAGAAGGTTGGCAGTGGACCCCGGACATGATCTGGGTGGATAACCTTCGCTCGTTTGGTACACCTAACTACCAGGTACAAAAGTTATTCTCCACGAACAGCGGGACGCACGTAGTGCCCGTGTTGCGCAACAACAAGCCGGTAACGGGCCAGGATGGAACTTACGCCTCGGCCACAATTGATAAGGCCACAAACGAATTGATCCTGAAGATAGTAAATACCTCTGATAGACCTCAGCAGGGCGAGTTTGTGGTGGATGGGGTAAAGAAACTGCAGCAGAAAGGAACGGTTACGGTTTTACAAAGCGACAACCTGAACCAGGAGAACACTTTTGAGAATCCGGATGCCATCAGCCCAAAACAGCAGCAGATACAGGTGAAAGACAAGAAAATTAAGCTGCCCATGAAGCCATACTCGGTCAATGTAGTCAGGGTGAAAATGTCTTAGACCCATGGCACGCCTTCCGGTGAAGAAAAGTGTGCCATGGGTTCTTACCATTGCCAGAAGTGAAGGAGAGGGGTTCGGCGGGTGGAATAATACAACTAAAGTGATTAATCACTTTAGTTGTAAGCGGAAGGTTGGAAGCGGCACTTGCCCGAGGTGAAGTTTAAGCACCTGAAAAGTTTAAAATTAATGAGTATGCATAAAAGCGTCATCCTTACAGGAGTTGATGTTGCTATATAGAATTCTCCGGTTCTGCTCCTGGCATGGAGTGGATATAAATTGTGCAGCACTGAATAGAATTGCTTCACGCTGAAAGACTGGCTTGCTGCCAGGAAATCAAGCTGAAGCAATCTGGATTAATAAACTACTCACTAATAAAACTACATGATGAAACCTTTCCGCAAAATTACGCTACTGGCGCCAGTAGTACTATGTGCCGGGCTGCAGCTGCCTGTACATGCGAAGGCGCTAACAGCTATGTCATGGCCAATGCCGGCCAGGAGCTTTGCCATATCTGAGCAGCACTTAGGCATAAGTCCTTACCTGGCACCGCCGGCTTCCAAACGGCCAACAAACCAAGTTATCTTCGCATCTGCCGCTAAAGGCAAGAAGGCAGTCGCTATTACCGTATCAGGCAGGGTAACAGGAGAAGACGGCACTGGCTTACCCGGTGTAAGTGTGGCTGTAAAAGGCACAAGTATAGGCACCATTACCGATGCCAGTGGCAGCTATTCACTAACAGTGCCCGATGGCCAGGAGAACGGCACACTCGCTTTTTCCTACATTGGCTACGCCACACAGGAGGTGCCGATTAACAACAGAAGCACCATTAATGTGCAGCTGGAGGGAGACGTGGAGGCACTGCAGGAGGTCGTGGTTATCGGTTACCAGACAATTGAGAAAAAGGACCTGACCGGTGCAGCCTCTGTTATCAGTCCTGAAGCCGCTAACCGCGTAACGGCCGCTACTGTGGCAGAATCCATTCAGGGTTTGGCGCCAGGGGTTACCGTGCGTAACTCGGGCCGCCCGGGAGCAGGCGCAGCCATCGATATCCGCGGGGTAGCCAGCTTTACCAACACCAACCCGCTCTATGTAATTGATGGGATGATCGCAGATGCAACCCCAACCATCAACCCGAACGACATCGAGTCCATACAAATTCTAAAAGATGCCTCTGCGGCGGCCATTTATGGTTCCAGGGCCGGTAACGGTGTAATTATTATCACCACTAAAAAAGGAAAAGCAGGTCCGGCCAAAGTTGGCGTTTCCGTGAAATATGGCGTGCAGCAGCTTCCTAAGCTGTGGGATGTAATGAACTCGGAAGAGTTTGCAGCCACACAGCGGCAGCAGTACGAGAACTCTGGCGCCACACCACCGGCCAGTGTTACCGTTACGCCTCCGGCAGGTTACAACGATGTGAGACACTGGACGCGTACCGATACAGACTGGCAGGATGAGGCAACACAACTAGGTACACTGTCCGACTACAATGTCACCTTGTCGGGTGGAGGTGAGGCGGGTAACTACCTTATTTCCGGTTCATACTTCACAAACGAAGGTGTTGTTGTGGGCAACGAGTTCGACAGAGTCAGTTTGCGTGTAAATACCCAGGGAACGAAAGGCAGGGTTACATTTGGTGAAAACCTGGTGTTGACACATTCGTGGGAGGAGCGCCCTCTGTTGGGAAACGCTTTTTATGATATGCCACAGTTGCTGCCGGTTATCCCGGTGAGTGATCCAAGCCTTGCCACTCCGGGCAGCCCAGGAGGCTGGGGCATCGGCGACCAGACAGCTGCTCCTGTTTACGCCTGGAACTACCTGGCCATGACAGAGCTGTTTAACTCCACGCACAAGTATTCCCGACTGGTAGGAAACGCCTTTGCCGATGTAGAGCTGTTTGATTGGCTGAGCTACCGGTTTAACGCTGGTTTGGATGCGGGTTTCGATTACCACCAGAACGTTCGAACACCAGGAAACTGGGTGCTGGCCCAGGCGTTTGAGCCAAGCCACGTGTACCAGGATCGCCAGAGCTTCCACTCCATGCTTTTTGAGCATACCCTGAACTTCAACAAGAATTTTGACCGCCATAACATTAATGGTGTAGTGGGATATACCCGCCAGTGGACGACCAGGGATAGAATGGAAGCCAGACGTAACGAACTCGTGAACTTTGGCGGTGAGTACCTGACGCCCATCAGCTCTGCCATTGGCGATCAGTCGTCGGAAGGAAGAGTGCTGGAAGACTACCGCATTAATGGAACGCTGGGCAGGTTAAACTATACGTTTGATGACAAGTACCTGATTACCCTTACCGGACGCTACGACCAGGACTCCCGCTTTGGCGCTGACAACAGAAGTAAGTTCTTCCCCTCTGTAGCCTTGGGCTGGAGAATTAGTGAAGAAGAATTTCTTAATGCACCTTGGCTTTCTGACTTGAAGCTGCGTGCTTCTTACGGACAATTGGGTATCGCCACGGTAGGATCATGGGATTATATAGGTGTAATCAACAACAACCCACGCGTGGTATTTGGGCCGAACAATGATATTATAAACGTAGGCGCTTACCAGGCAAGTCTCGTTAACCCCGACCTGGGATGGGAAATCAGAACCTCTCAGAACTTCGGTTTAGACGCAGCTTTATTCAACAATAAAGTTCTGGTGACAGCCGAGTACTACTACTCCCTGTCTGAGGATGTGCTGGCGCGCCTGCCAATACCATTCTACACAGGTAACCTGGGCGGTGATCCATTCGTGAACGCGGCCTCCATCAGCAACCGCGGCGTTGAATTCAGCGCTACCTACCGCAGCACAGCGAACGCTTTCAAATGGGACGTGTCAGGAAACTTCACCACCATCAAAAACAGAGTAGAGGATGTGGGTAACCTGGGCGAAGGAATAAACTACCTGCAGCTTGGCGCCACGCGAACACAGATTGGCAGGGGCATCGGCGAGTGGTTTGTAGTGAAAACAGACGGTATTTTCCAGAGTGAGGAGGAAGTGCTGAACCACACCAACTCAAACGGAGACGTTATTCAGCCCTTCTCCAAGCCAGGTGATATTCGTTTTGTGGACCTGAACGATGACGGCCAGATCAGCGACGACGACCGTACGTTTGCCGGCTCTCCTTGGCCAACACTGCAAACAGGTGCTCAGTTTAATGCATCGTACGGAGGCTTTACCTTCAACCTGCAGCTGGTAGGCGTGTTTGGGCAGACCGTTTTCAACGACGTGAGAAGAATTCTTGATTCGTACGAGAACACCAACTTCCGAAGCGACATTAGCCCATGGACACCAACCAACACCAATACATCAGATCCAAGACTGGCCCGAACCACAGAGCAGGGTGTGGCGCTGAACAACCGCTACGCCAGCGACCGCTGGTTAGAGGATGCTTCATATGTACGCATTCGTAACATAGAGATTGGATACGACCTGCCGGCAACATTCCTTAGCCGCATGCATACCAACAACGCGCGTGTATTTATTAGTGGGCAAAACCTGCTGACCTTTACAGGATACTCAGGGCTAGACCCGGATGTAACAGGTGTAGGCCTTCTGGAGAGAGGACTGGACGCCGGAAACTGGCCAGCCAGCCGTGTGTATTCAGTTGGTTTGAACTTTGAGTTTTAGCACTTATCAAGAAAGAATTTCTTTATGAAAAAGATACTATATTTTGCGTTGGCAGCCGGATTAACTTTATCCAGCTGTGAGCAAGACCTGGATATTGTGAATCCGAATTCCCCTACCACTGTTCAGTTCTGGCAGAACGCCACAGATGCGCAGCAGGGGGTGAATGCCATCTACAGTACCCTGCACCGGGGGCCGATTGTGCTCTGGCAGTGGTTTTACTACACGGTGCGCTCTGATGAGGCTTTTAGCAGAAGCCCACGAATTGACATCCAGAACAACATGGATAAATTCCTGATCACCGACTATAACTTCGGTGAGACGAACTGGGTGTACGGTGATAACTACATCGGTATTTTCCGTGCCAACCAGGCGTTGGCTAACATCCCGGAGATTGAGATGGACGAGAGCCTGAAGGCGCGTTTACTGGCAGAGGCAAAATTCTTCAGAGGCTTCTTCTACTACAACCTGGCCAGCCTGTACGGCAATGTTCCTATTATCCTGGAGCCGTCTACCCCAACGCTTTTGCCTCCAAACTCAACTCAGCAGGAGGTTTACGCACAGGCCGCACAGGACCTGACAGAGGCCGCAGCAGTATTGCCGCTTTCATACTCAGGCGAGAATGTAGGCCGCGTAACGAAGGGGGCAGCCAATGCACTACTGGCAAAAGTATACATGCAGCAACGAAACTACCAGGCAGCCCTGGAACCGTTACAGTGGCTGGTGGAAGGAGAAGGAAGCCAAGTGTATGGTTTGATGGAAAATTACCGCGATAACTTCCTGTCCACAACCGAAAATAACAAAGAATCGGTGTTTGAGTGGCAGTTCGCTACAAACGAGTCGGAGTTCACGGACAATGACGTGCAGACGCCAAACCAGAACTACGGTTCGCCGCTTGCCCAGTTTATAGGACCGGCAAACGTAGGATTCTCTGACGCGGAAGTGCACCGTTGGGTAATCAATGAGTTTCATAAAGAAGAAACAGTAACCGGGCAGCGTGACCCTCGCCTGGCAGCTTCCATCTTCTTCGACTCCACCGATGTGAGAGGACCGGAGTTCTCGATGATCTACGGGCAAAC
Above is a window of Pontibacter akesuensis DNA encoding:
- a CDS encoding alpha-N-arabinofuranosidase is translated as MKKLIAALVLVACTLSGYAQNTGDLNVPAKSDRVISRHIYGHFAEHLGRSIYGGFYVGEGNTKIPNTNGVRNDVVEALKRLKIPNLRWPGGCFADTYHWKHGIGPKDQRPTIVNAWWGGVTEDNSFGTHDFLNMCELLGAEPYLAGNMATGQVQELADWVQYVNFAGKSPMSDLRRENGRDKPWNVKYWGVGNEAWGCGGNMTAEYYANEYRKYATFLADWNNSGGLFRIASGANSADYHWTEVLMKNVPKNLIEGVALHHYSVIDWGAKGPSTTFSEEQYFKTMKSALFMEELIQKHTAIMDKYDPENKVALVVDEWGGWYEVEPGTNPGFLYQQNTMRDAMIAGTTLNIFNNYSNRVKMANLAQAVNVLQAVILTEEEKMILTPTFHVMEMYNVHQDAAWLPLTIRSESYTFGNEKLPAVSGSASKDKNGLTHISLTNIDPKQAQEITINIEGAKYKNLAGRVLTSKKLQDYNSFDKPNTIKPENFKGAKLKGNTLTVKLPPFSVVMLELK
- a CDS encoding glycoside hydrolase family 43 protein, which translates into the protein MTFLQKITKGTCLLAGAVALFAAAPASANTFLPADTLIKATGNPLFTHKYTADPAALVHDGKVYLYAGHDEAPNDFHFYRMHEWLVFSSPDMVNWTEHPVPLKPTDFKWAKGDAWAAEVIEKNGKFYWYVTVTHDDTKPGKAIGVAVADSPIGPFKDARGSALITNDMTTGTPIDWDDIDPTVFIDDDGQGWLFWGNTKAYYAKLKDNMVELDGPIKTIDNIPNFTEAPYVHKYKGNYYLSYAYQFPEKIAYAMSKSIEGPWEYKGILNELAGNSNTNHQAIIDFKGKNYFIYHTGGVQPHGGSFRRSVAIDELFYNPDGTLKRVVMTTEGVQPAKKNTKPAAKGKKNK
- a CDS encoding arabinan endo-1,5-alpha-L-arabinosidase, with amino-acid sequence MKKKRGCIVTVAVFCLLSMFSCSKEKDTPAPTPPGTTPPVTNVPDFDIDNLNDTYAGIAPFEFRFKWGPYNTHDPSIVKAGEYYYSYSTDAGYGITVPAGIQVRKSKDLIDWTFVGFAFNGLPQKGKEFITQRGGAPFESLWAPYIMKVGGEYRLYYSLSSPSPRLSVIGLATSSSPEGPWVEKDLVVTSLNNSSIQTNAIDPSVVVDEFGDHWFYYGSAWDGIYVLKLNAATGLAATPGDKGRRIAQRGFTGNSINGNIEGPEVIYNPELDKYFMFISYDWLETKYNVRVGRADSPEGPFYDFNGKNLNDPEDNLPMILAPYQFMGHSGWQGTSHPAVFRADDGQYFMAHQGRPGQDKYFMVLHIRKIHWTEGGWPVVSPERYAGVTQSTVAREELAGDWERIVLRYNVVPGYANEQFSPDFQVATSLKLNADGTLNNDAGSTWTYNAPWLELKWSDGRTEKVHVERGRDWEKKKASTLLFTGLDDKGIAVWGKKL
- a CDS encoding alpha-L-arabinofuranosidase C-terminal domain-containing protein; translated protein: MRHKLLTTLALAAGLLTASEESFAQQSQVFTVKANEIQAEVAPTMWGVFFEDINLGADGGIYAELVKNRSFEFKTPMMGWKEEKRGGAEGTLLVHNRGAAQLGNPRFLRVAVKSDQGEYGLSNEGFRGMGVKKGDKYNFYVLARQLSDAKIGLVVELVDQKGERIGTATVTPEGKDWKEYKATITATATDPKAQLLVLAKGRGEVDLDMISLFPEKTWKNRPKGMRPDMVQLLADMKPGFFRFPGGCIVEGRTLDERFQWKKTIGPIETRELTVNRWNTEFGHRLTPDYFQSFGLGFFEYFQLAEDMGAEPLPILNCGMACQFNTAEVVPMAQLDTYIQDALDLIEFANGSVETPWGKKRAEMGHPEPFNMKYIGVGNEQWGEQYVERYKAFAKVLTEKHPEIQLITTTGPFPDGKEFDYLNTTLRSMKDARVDIIDEHYYRAPEWFRENATRYDSYDRNGPKIFAGEYASQTVAIASPDNKNNWNGAMSEAAFMTGLERNAGVVVMASYAPLFAHIEGWQWTPDMIWVDNLRSFGTPNYQVQKLFSTNSGTHVVPVLRNNKPVTGQDGTYASATIDKATNELILKIVNTSDRPQQGEFVVDGVKKLQQKGTVTVLQSDNLNQENTFENPDAISPKQQQIQVKDKKIKLPMKPYSVNVVRVKMS
- a CDS encoding SusC/RagA family TonB-linked outer membrane protein, translating into MMKPFRKITLLAPVVLCAGLQLPVHAKALTAMSWPMPARSFAISEQHLGISPYLAPPASKRPTNQVIFASAAKGKKAVAITVSGRVTGEDGTGLPGVSVAVKGTSIGTITDASGSYSLTVPDGQENGTLAFSYIGYATQEVPINNRSTINVQLEGDVEALQEVVVIGYQTIEKKDLTGAASVISPEAANRVTAATVAESIQGLAPGVTVRNSGRPGAGAAIDIRGVASFTNTNPLYVIDGMIADATPTINPNDIESIQILKDASAAAIYGSRAGNGVIIITTKKGKAGPAKVGVSVKYGVQQLPKLWDVMNSEEFAATQRQQYENSGATPPASVTVTPPAGYNDVRHWTRTDTDWQDEATQLGTLSDYNVTLSGGGEAGNYLISGSYFTNEGVVVGNEFDRVSLRVNTQGTKGRVTFGENLVLTHSWEERPLLGNAFYDMPQLLPVIPVSDPSLATPGSPGGWGIGDQTAAPVYAWNYLAMTELFNSTHKYSRLVGNAFADVELFDWLSYRFNAGLDAGFDYHQNVRTPGNWVLAQAFEPSHVYQDRQSFHSMLFEHTLNFNKNFDRHNINGVVGYTRQWTTRDRMEARRNELVNFGGEYLTPISSAIGDQSSEGRVLEDYRINGTLGRLNYTFDDKYLITLTGRYDQDSRFGADNRSKFFPSVALGWRISEEEFLNAPWLSDLKLRASYGQLGIATVGSWDYIGVINNNPRVVFGPNNDIINVGAYQASLVNPDLGWEIRTSQNFGLDAALFNNKVLVTAEYYYSLSEDVLARLPIPFYTGNLGGDPFVNAASISNRGVEFSATYRSTANAFKWDVSGNFTTIKNRVEDVGNLGEGINYLQLGATRTQIGRGIGEWFVVKTDGIFQSEEEVLNHTNSNGDVIQPFSKPGDIRFVDLNDDGQISDDDRTFAGSPWPTLQTGAQFNASYGGFTFNLQLVGVFGQTVFNDVRRILDSYENTNFRSDISPWTPTNTNTSDPRLARTTEQGVALNNRYASDRWLEDASYVRIRNIEIGYDLPATFLSRMHTNNARVFISGQNLLTFTGYSGLDPDVTGVGLLERGLDAGNWPASRVYSVGLNFEF